From a region of the Pseudanabaena sp. ABRG5-3 genome:
- a CDS encoding ATP-binding protein, which translates to MKINQLSTVTVSNNSKWNLAKFGIELNDPHWWAQILCIACTYFVSSWVLSVTIPRIYGPSPVWPGAGFNVGFLLAWGRSRWLGVFLGVLVFNLHRNWLKVLIPALGSSTGATIGALIIVSLILKFTGTNQPFSKVRHVVIFALCSIFSGTIFQTITGICFYVINNRYAVGYNLLQDLFLPWWIGDSVGILLFGSLTLTWLRTHPKINLRSVFNWEFITAVSSLVFVAYLSFYESQPLEYLLLPPLLWSAFRFGAKLTTFLIVLVSMAASVSTAYRFGVFYKAVSQGDSLLLLQIFMSVIAMTTIITLAIVEENHKANLRLQRSNEDLEQRVFDRTRDLRQSEAKALDLAAKAEAANLAKSAFIANMSHELRSPLNAVIGFSQLMLRTSNLPIEQYENASIIYRSGDYLLTLINNILDLSKIEAGKATLNSQNFDLYLLLDDIEDMLQLRATNAGLKLSFERDYDVPRYIYTDEIKLRQVLINLIGNALKFTKVGGVFVYITKLSSNSSKDSILNFSVRDTGVGIAEEELSELFFSFSQAQAGREKQEGTGLGLAISRKFVQLMGGDINVASKVGEGTTFQFQIHVQIGKEPINGDTQKKRALSLAPNQPTYRILVVDDKPINCQLLLKLLIPMGFEVKEASNGQEAIAVWDTWEPHLIWMDMRMPVMDGYEATKYIKSTTKGNATAIIALTASVLEEEKAVVLSTGCDDFLRKPFNEQSIFDTLAKHLGVKYIYEKSPNYASDIDICVETPLTSDNLKVMPNKWLNQLCNAALEADKSSVMKLIGEIPENETVLVRSLSKLARNFQFEKLIDLVEPLLS; encoded by the coding sequence ATGAAGATCAATCAACTATCTACCGTAACTGTATCTAATAACTCAAAGTGGAACCTAGCCAAATTTGGGATAGAACTTAACGATCCCCATTGGTGGGCACAGATACTCTGCATCGCTTGCACATATTTTGTTTCCTCTTGGGTACTATCCGTTACTATTCCTAGAATCTATGGACCTTCCCCCGTTTGGCCAGGGGCAGGATTTAATGTCGGGTTTCTGTTAGCTTGGGGGCGATCGCGTTGGCTTGGGGTCTTTTTAGGTGTACTAGTTTTCAACCTGCATCGCAACTGGTTAAAAGTGCTAATTCCCGCCCTAGGCTCAAGTACTGGTGCAACTATCGGTGCATTAATCATAGTCTCGCTAATTTTAAAATTTACAGGTACAAATCAACCCTTCTCAAAAGTCCGCCATGTAGTCATATTTGCTCTTTGCTCCATATTTAGCGGCACGATTTTCCAAACCATAACTGGAATTTGTTTCTATGTAATTAATAATCGATATGCCGTTGGCTATAACCTTCTTCAAGATCTTTTCTTGCCATGGTGGATTGGTGATTCCGTTGGCATTTTATTGTTTGGCTCCCTAACTTTGACATGGCTGCGAACGCACCCAAAGATAAATCTCAGATCTGTATTTAATTGGGAATTCATAACGGCTGTAAGCAGTCTAGTTTTTGTTGCCTATCTATCTTTTTACGAAAGCCAGCCCCTTGAATATCTACTATTACCACCATTGCTATGGTCAGCTTTTCGATTTGGGGCAAAGCTAACTACATTTCTGATTGTGCTTGTGAGTATGGCGGCTTCGGTGTCAACAGCCTATAGGTTTGGAGTTTTCTATAAGGCTGTATCCCAAGGAGATTCTCTATTATTGCTGCAAATCTTTATGAGTGTGATTGCGATGACGACGATCATTACTCTCGCAATTGTGGAGGAAAATCACAAAGCAAATCTACGCTTACAAAGATCCAATGAGGACTTAGAGCAACGAGTTTTTGACCGCACTCGCGATTTACGCCAAAGCGAAGCCAAAGCATTGGATCTAGCCGCGAAAGCTGAAGCTGCGAATCTCGCGAAAAGTGCTTTTATTGCCAATATGAGCCATGAACTGCGATCGCCCCTAAATGCAGTTATTGGTTTTTCACAGTTAATGTTAAGAACTAGTAATTTACCAATAGAACAGTATGAGAATGCGAGTATTATTTATCGTAGTGGTGATTATTTACTAACATTAATCAACAATATTCTGGATCTATCAAAAATTGAGGCAGGTAAAGCAACTCTTAATTCTCAAAATTTTGATTTATACCTTTTATTGGATGATATTGAAGATATGCTCCAGTTACGTGCAACTAATGCTGGATTGAAACTAAGTTTTGAACGAGATTATGATGTACCTCGATACATTTATACAGATGAAATTAAGCTTCGCCAAGTCTTAATTAATTTGATTGGTAATGCACTTAAATTCACTAAAGTAGGTGGGGTTTTTGTCTACATCACTAAGTTAAGTAGTAACTCAAGCAAAGATAGCATTTTAAATTTTAGTGTTCGTGATACTGGGGTAGGGATTGCGGAAGAAGAATTATCTGAGCTATTTTTTTCCTTCTCGCAGGCTCAAGCAGGTCGAGAAAAACAAGAAGGCACAGGTTTAGGTTTAGCAATCAGCCGCAAATTCGTGCAGCTAATGGGTGGTGATATTAATGTTGCTAGCAAAGTTGGGGAAGGTACAACTTTCCAATTTCAAATTCATGTCCAAATTGGCAAAGAACCAATCAATGGCGATACTCAGAAAAAACGTGCATTATCCCTTGCCCCTAATCAGCCTACTTATAGAATTTTAGTAGTTGATGATAAACCAATTAACTGTCAACTATTGCTTAAACTACTAATTCCTATGGGTTTTGAGGTCAAAGAAGCTAGCAATGGGCAAGAGGCGATCGCAGTCTGGGATACATGGGAACCACACCTCATCTGGATGGATATGCGAATGCCTGTGATGGATGGCTATGAGGCAACTAAATATATTAAATCCACAACCAAAGGTAATGCCACCGCCATAATCGCCCTTACAGCAAGTGTTTTAGAAGAAGAAAAAGCCGTTGTCCTTTCCACGGGATGTGATGACTTTCTGCGTAAGCCATTTAATGAACAAAGTATTTTTGATACACTTGCCAAACATCTTGGAGTCAAATATATATACGAGAAAAGTCCTAATTATGCCTCTGACATAGATATTTGCGTAGAAACTCCACTAACATCTGATAATTTAAAAGTTATGCCCAATAAATGGCTAAACCAACTATGTAACGCAGCTCTCGAAGCTGACAAAAGCTCAGTAATGAAACTAATTGGAGAAATCCCAGAAAATGAAACTGTTTTAGTGAGATCTCTAAGCAAGCTTGCTCGTAATTTCCAATTTGAGAAATTAATCGATTTAGTTGAACCACTATTATCCTAA
- a CDS encoding response regulator — protein sequence MSYNPSLEITGNILLVDDLPENLQLLSDLLTTLGYSIRSVTSGRMALKTAKVKRPDLILLDIKMPDMDGYQVCQAFKADEDLRDIPIIFISALDDVFDKVKAFWSGGVDYIAKPFQSEEVVVRLENQLTIQRQKQALRDEISRRKETEEMLYQSRALLTSVINSVTDGIAAVQAVRDPTTGDIIDFRCLVVNHVIAKLFDRCREDLIGKLVLRKFLERVKPELFQQLVEVVETGRTLDTKISYSSENNSFYQLIAVKLGDGFTITLRNILS from the coding sequence ATGAGCTACAATCCTTCACTTGAAATCACGGGCAATATTCTCTTAGTAGATGATCTTCCTGAAAACTTACAACTATTGAGTGATTTATTGACCACACTTGGTTACAGTATTCGCAGCGTTACGAGTGGACGCATGGCGCTAAAAACCGCCAAGGTAAAACGCCCAGACTTGATCCTTTTAGATATCAAAATGCCAGACATGGATGGATATCAAGTTTGTCAAGCCTTTAAAGCTGACGAAGATTTAAGAGATATACCCATAATTTTTATTAGCGCTCTTGATGATGTCTTCGATAAAGTAAAAGCTTTTTGGTCAGGTGGAGTTGATTATATTGCCAAGCCTTTTCAGAGTGAAGAAGTGGTAGTAAGACTAGAAAACCAGTTAACAATTCAACGGCAAAAGCAAGCATTGCGCGATGAAATTTCTAGACGCAAAGAAACTGAAGAAATGTTATATCAGTCTAGAGCATTACTCACAAGTGTCATCAATAGCGTAACCGATGGTATTGCCGCAGTTCAGGCTGTACGTGATCCCACCACAGGGGACATCATAGATTTCCGTTGTCTTGTAGTAAATCATGTCATTGCAAAACTATTTGATCGCTGTCGCGAAGATTTAATTGGCAAATTAGTGCTAAGAAAGTTTCTCGAGCGAGTCAAGCCTGAGCTATTTCAACAATTAGTTGAGGTAGTAGAAACAGGTCGGACTTTGGATACAAAAATCTCTTATTCTTCAGAAAACAATAGTTTCTATCAATTAATAGCTGTTAAGTTAGGTGATGGCTTTACGATCACTTTAAGAAATATTCTTAGTTAA
- a CDS encoding NAD(P)/FAD-dependent oxidoreductase, which translates to MQQLLYIEIPTTQVAAVKTWLQNEYQPPFGKKSVAKHGFILDRQNRSGAIAQLSVFIWTLQRTTYLKIFRWSDEVMDGEKEFLEHFTKAVRLAFPYEFKQPPAIAPNQSIFEALAAEYPLTVKFFQRIPNGEYDLNRVYWWEKRWRESVKNPETPKQVIFEDSQANSVKPDLIYDIVYLGGALGAIHAAMMAKLGYRVCLVERIPFGRMNREWNISRAEFQNLIDFGLFSKEEFEAMITAEYVDGFNKFFDSNNPAHLKAKVLHTPTVLNIAIDTNRLLEICSKKLQQYGAVICDRTEFQKVVIGENGATIFAKNLETDAEVILNSRLVIDAMGSASAIAQQINAGQAFDSVCPTVGAVLEGFDKHVWDSQYGDVLFSHGDISRGRQLIWELFPAEKDELTIYLFHYHQVHPENPGSLLEMYEDFFTILPEYRRCDMEKLTWKKATFGYITGHYSLNEDSKKCSFDRILAIGDAASLQSPLVFTGFGSLVRNLPRLAILLDTALKHDLLKADDLSQINAYQSNIAVTWLFSKGMMVPTGMHLPPERVNSMLNTFFGLLAEEPQPVSDRFIKDRLNWLMFNRLALIAAFKNPKLVLWILEMAGIQDLLKWLSSYGAFTRNSFANAILGGWMPQLIRSCQAWIEPTNPRMWLRLLSWSYAINYSVGKPK; encoded by the coding sequence ATGCAGCAGTTACTTTACATCGAGATCCCTACGACTCAGGTTGCAGCCGTGAAAACATGGCTCCAGAATGAGTATCAACCTCCCTTTGGGAAAAAATCCGTTGCTAAGCATGGCTTTATCCTCGATCGCCAAAATCGTTCAGGTGCGATCGCGCAATTATCAGTATTTATCTGGACATTACAACGCACGACTTACCTCAAAATATTTCGCTGGTCGGATGAGGTCATGGATGGCGAAAAGGAATTTCTTGAGCATTTTACTAAAGCGGTGCGACTTGCCTTTCCCTATGAGTTTAAGCAACCACCTGCGATCGCCCCGAATCAGTCTATTTTTGAGGCACTAGCCGCAGAATATCCGCTTACGGTTAAATTCTTTCAACGGATTCCCAATGGCGAATATGACCTTAATCGTGTCTATTGGTGGGAAAAGCGTTGGCGTGAAAGTGTTAAGAATCCTGAAACTCCCAAACAGGTAATTTTTGAGGATTCGCAAGCTAATTCTGTGAAACCAGACTTGATCTATGACATCGTTTATTTGGGCGGAGCATTGGGTGCAATCCATGCGGCGATGATGGCGAAATTAGGCTATCGCGTTTGCTTAGTAGAGCGTATTCCCTTTGGGCGGATGAATCGGGAATGGAATATTTCTCGCGCGGAATTTCAGAATCTCATCGATTTTGGGCTCTTCTCGAAAGAAGAATTTGAAGCGATGATTACGGCGGAATATGTCGATGGCTTTAATAAGTTTTTTGATAGCAATAATCCCGCCCATCTCAAGGCGAAGGTTCTGCATACACCTACGGTTTTAAATATTGCGATCGATACTAATCGTTTATTGGAAATCTGTAGTAAGAAGTTACAGCAATATGGTGCTGTAATTTGTGATCGCACTGAATTTCAAAAGGTCGTTATTGGTGAAAATGGTGCGACGATCTTTGCTAAGAATTTAGAAACGGATGCCGAGGTAATTTTGAATTCGCGCTTAGTAATTGATGCGATGGGATCGGCTTCAGCGATCGCGCAGCAAATTAATGCAGGGCAAGCCTTTGATAGCGTATGTCCCACCGTGGGTGCAGTGTTAGAAGGTTTTGATAAACATGTATGGGATTCCCAATATGGGGATGTTCTGTTTAGTCATGGTGATATTTCGCGGGGTAGACAATTGATTTGGGAACTATTTCCCGCAGAAAAAGATGAACTAACGATTTATCTGTTCCATTATCACCAAGTCCATCCTGAAAATCCGGGGTCGCTACTGGAAATGTATGAGGACTTCTTCACGATTTTGCCTGAATATCGGCGTTGTGATATGGAGAAATTAACTTGGAAGAAGGCGACTTTTGGCTATATTACGGGACATTACAGCCTCAATGAGGATTCTAAAAAATGTTCCTTTGATCGGATTTTAGCGATCGGTGATGCCGCCTCTCTGCAATCGCCCCTAGTCTTTACGGGCTTTGGTTCCCTCGTTCGCAATTTGCCCCGTCTCGCAATTTTGCTTGATACGGCTCTCAAGCATGATTTATTAAAAGCCGATGATCTTAGCCAGATTAATGCCTATCAAAGTAATATTGCGGTCACATGGCTCTTTTCTAAGGGAATGATGGTTCCGACGGGAATGCATTTGCCTCCTGAGCGAGTGAATTCGATGTTAAATACTTTCTTTGGATTGCTTGCCGAAGAGCCGCAACCCGTTAGCGATCGCTTTATCAAAGATCGCCTCAATTGGTTAATGTTTAACCGCCTTGCCCTCATTGCTGCCTTTAAAAATCCGAAATTAGTGCTTTGGATTTTGGAAATGGCTGGGATACAGGACTTACTGAAATGGCTATCTAGCTATGGAGCCTTTACCCGTAATTCCTTTGCTAATGCGATTTTGGGCGGATGGATGCCTCAGCTAATACGCAGTTGTCAAGCATGGATAGAACCTACTAATCCTCGTATGTGGCTGCGGTTGCTCAGTTGGAGCTATGCAATTAACTATTCCGTTGGTAAACCAAAGTAA
- a CDS encoding type II toxin-antitoxin system VapC family toxin has protein sequence MLLDTSGLLCLHYKTEPLHTQACNAYKKSLTRLTHSYIVAEYVALANARRLPRDFMLAFIVDLLDNPDIETVWINEQLHREAVELLTLRLDKTYSLCDAVSFVLMKQRGITEALTTDRHFEQEGFTRLLRPET, from the coding sequence ATGCTTCTCGATACGTCAGGGTTGCTTTGCCTCCATTACAAAACTGAACCTCTTCACACACAAGCTTGTAACGCATACAAAAAATCCTTAACTCGGCTGACACATAGCTATATCGTTGCTGAATATGTAGCCTTAGCTAATGCTAGAAGACTTCCGCGTGATTTCATGCTTGCTTTCATTGTTGATTTATTGGATAACCCAGATATAGAGACAGTTTGGATAAATGAACAGCTACATCGAGAAGCCGTTGAGCTATTAACTTTAAGACTGGATAAAACTTACTCTTTATGCGATGCAGTCAGCTTTGTTTTGATGAAGCAACGAGGAATTACTGAAGCATTAACAACTGATCGTCACTTTGAGCAAGAAGGTTTTACTCGATTGTTGCGCCCAGAAACTTAA
- a CDS encoding DUF4276 family protein, with the protein MIRLNIIVEGETEEIFVNNTLVDYLGQFQISTSACRITTNKAKGKKGGLENYAKVENDINRWLKQQSKQDVRFTTMFDLYALPNEFPSFEQANKLSDPYRKVELLETAFASSINDNRFIPYIQLHEFESLIFTNLEEIYKSFPEYDEYKNEINQLSTECNSYPSPEWINQGVTTAPSKRLAKIIPRYDKLKTTLAPQVIQKIGLVKIREKCLHFDQWITRLERL; encoded by the coding sequence ATGATTCGTTTAAACATTATTGTTGAAGGGGAGACAGAAGAAATATTTGTAAACAACACTTTGGTTGATTATTTAGGACAGTTTCAAATTTCCACATCTGCTTGCCGCATAACAACTAATAAAGCTAAAGGTAAAAAAGGTGGATTAGAAAATTATGCAAAAGTTGAAAATGATATTAATCGATGGCTAAAGCAACAAAGTAAACAAGATGTAAGATTTACAACTATGTTCGATTTATATGCGTTGCCTAATGAATTTCCATCATTTGAGCAAGCTAATAAGTTATCAGATCCTTATCGTAAAGTTGAGCTTTTGGAAACTGCTTTTGCAAGTAGTATTAATGATAATCGTTTTATTCCATATATTCAGTTACATGAATTTGAATCTTTAATTTTTACAAACTTAGAGGAGATATATAAAAGCTTTCCTGAATATGATGAATACAAAAATGAAATCAATCAGTTGTCAACAGAATGCAATAGTTATCCATCTCCAGAATGGATTAACCAAGGAGTAACTACTGCCCCTTCTAAGCGACTTGCAAAAATTATCCCTAGATACGACAAATTAAAAACTACTTTAGCTCCCCAAGTAATCCAGAAAATTGGGTTGGTAAAAATTAGAGAAAAATGTCTACATTTCGATCAATGGATAACACGTTTAGAGAGATTGTAG
- a CDS encoding AAA family ATPase, with protein sequence MLKHISIKGFKSIKELDLDLSPINVLIGANGSGKSNFISFFKLLNRMMQSQGELQLFVAQSGGANSLLFDGAEITSQIESKLEFEVSKDKFDYAFKNDRFDYAFKLSHAASDTFVFAEEKYRSFDAMHLNVWSDWMTLLSGHRESKLLEFTMFTPKKIYRLIQDFNTSLIQNFNTSPTSRFKIKWNADDNQCLKEDAGNLASFLLRIRSEEPRYYQRIIETVSQIAPFFADFVLNPTSKTVLLQWKEKGSDLVFNPDQASDGMLRAMALVTLLLQPPDSLPDVLILDEPELGLHPYAISIIGGLINSVSNRCQVILATQSPLLVDCFGPEDIIVVERNERESTFKRLVETDLEDWLEEYSLSELWNKNVIGGRPSR encoded by the coding sequence ATGCTTAAACACATCAGTATTAAAGGCTTTAAATCAATTAAAGAACTAGATTTAGATTTATCTCCCATCAACGTTTTAATTGGCGCTAATGGTTCAGGTAAATCTAATTTTATTTCTTTTTTTAAGTTATTGAATCGGATGATGCAATCTCAAGGTGAATTGCAACTTTTTGTTGCACAATCAGGAGGTGCAAATTCTTTGTTATTTGATGGAGCAGAAATTACATCTCAAATTGAATCAAAACTTGAATTTGAAGTCAGTAAAGATAAATTTGACTATGCTTTTAAAAATGATAGATTTGACTATGCTTTTAAACTTTCTCATGCCGCATCGGACACATTTGTATTTGCCGAAGAGAAATATCGTAGTTTTGATGCCATGCATCTTAATGTTTGGTCAGATTGGATGACATTACTATCAGGTCATAGAGAGTCAAAGCTGCTTGAATTTACAATGTTCACACCAAAAAAAATTTATAGGCTGATACAAGATTTTAACACTAGCCTGATACAAAATTTTAACACTTCACCTACTTCTAGATTCAAAATAAAGTGGAATGCTGATGACAATCAATGTCTTAAAGAAGATGCTGGTAATTTAGCATCATTTCTTTTAAGAATCAGATCAGAAGAACCTCGTTATTACCAAAGAATTATAGAAACAGTTTCACAAATTGCACCATTTTTTGCAGATTTCGTACTAAATCCTACGAGTAAAACAGTACTTTTACAATGGAAAGAAAAAGGGAGTGACTTAGTATTTAACCCTGATCAAGCATCGGATGGAATGTTAAGAGCAATGGCTCTAGTAACACTTTTATTGCAACCTCCTGACAGCCTCCCTGATGTTTTAATTTTAGATGAACCAGAGTTAGGCTTACATCCTTATGCTATTAGCATTATTGGAGGCTTAATTAATAGTGTTTCTAATCGTTGTCAAGTAATTTTAGCGACTCAATCACCATTATTAGTGGATTGTTTTGGACCAGAAGACATTATTGTTGTTGAAAGAAATGAGCGAGAATCTACTTTTAAAAGGTTAGTTGAAACAGATCTAGAAGACTGGCTAGAAGAATATTCATTATCTGAGTTATGGAATAAAAATGTTATCGGTGGGAGACCTAGCCGATGA
- a CDS encoding M16 family metallopeptidase — MPAIVVPRRLDVAVTDHALNDLATRAQLSAPTQHILPNGIKIIAEQIPVDAVNLSIWVDVGSAVESDDINGMAHFLEHMVFKGSDRLALGEFEQAIESHGGNTNAATSQDYTHFYINVAPKDFAKLAPLQLDIVLKASIPDEEFQRERHVVLEEIRRSEDNPDRRIYRHISELVYEQLPYRRAVLGPVDVIEKVTSEQMKAFHRKWYAPQNMTIAVVGNLPVSEMIGVIAKYFEGDAIADKPQSKTFTPEKPFTEIVRREVTDTSLKQARLSMTWRVSGLTELSETYPLSILANILGSGRTSRMVQDLRENRRIVDRISVSNSAMRWQGNFQVFAKLNVEDVAIVEEAIREHIRQLHEVPVTDEELAKIRTQVSNRFIFGNESPKERAGIYGYYDRIVGSLEPALNYPDLIKSITKEDIQAAVRKYLNPDAYGILIVKP; from the coding sequence ATGCCAGCGATCGTCGTTCCGCGTCGGTTAGATGTAGCTGTGACCGATCATGCACTCAATGATCTAGCTACTAGAGCGCAGCTATCTGCGCCCACTCAACATATTCTGCCCAACGGGATTAAGATTATTGCCGAACAGATTCCTGTGGATGCAGTCAACCTGAGTATTTGGGTTGATGTTGGCTCTGCCGTAGAGAGCGATGACATTAACGGAATGGCGCATTTCCTTGAACATATGGTTTTCAAGGGTAGCGATCGCCTTGCTTTGGGAGAATTTGAACAGGCGATCGAATCACACGGCGGTAATACCAATGCGGCAACCAGTCAGGACTACACGCATTTTTATATCAATGTTGCGCCTAAAGATTTCGCAAAACTTGCGCCTTTACAACTGGATATAGTTCTAAAGGCTAGCATTCCCGATGAGGAGTTTCAGCGTGAACGCCATGTGGTGCTAGAGGAAATTCGCCGTAGTGAAGACAATCCAGATCGCCGTATTTATCGCCATATTTCCGAATTGGTCTATGAGCAGTTGCCCTATCGCCGTGCGGTGTTGGGACCCGTTGATGTAATCGAAAAAGTTACCTCCGAGCAGATGAAAGCTTTTCATCGTAAATGGTATGCGCCGCAAAATATGACGATCGCAGTGGTCGGCAATTTGCCTGTAAGCGAGATGATCGGTGTGATCGCTAAATATTTTGAAGGAGATGCGATCGCTGATAAACCTCAGTCTAAGACTTTCACTCCCGAAAAGCCCTTTACAGAAATTGTGCGGCGCGAAGTAACCGATACCAGCCTCAAGCAAGCCCGATTAAGCATGACATGGCGCGTTTCTGGCTTGACTGAGCTATCAGAAACCTATCCTCTGAGTATTCTGGCGAATATTCTCGGAAGTGGACGTACTTCGCGGATGGTGCAGGACTTGCGCGAAAATCGGCGGATCGTCGATCGCATTTCTGTTAGTAATTCGGCAATGCGTTGGCAGGGCAATTTCCAAGTATTTGCCAAGTTAAATGTTGAGGATGTAGCGATCGTGGAGGAAGCGATTCGCGAGCATATTCGCCAACTACATGAAGTACCTGTCACTGATGAGGAGCTTGCCAAGATTCGCACTCAAGTCAGCAATCGCTTTATCTTCGGCAATGAGTCACCGAAAGAACGCGCAGGCATCTATGGCTATTACGATCGCATTGTCGGTTCGCTAGAGCCAGCCTTAAATTATCCCGATTTAATCAAATCCATCACCAAAGAGGACATCCAAGCCGCCGTTCGCAAATATCTCAATCCTGATGCTTATGGTATTTTGATTGTCAAACCCTAA
- a CDS encoding tetratricopeptide repeat protein encodes MSVANIGATILAAFVGAIVVPMPMQSQQVTINPENRAVRDEADRLLDVGYTQLKDGKPREAIKTWLYAIGYYRRVNDQAAISYTLARVSDAYELLGASNAAQDTSRQRIGYANTLQDNGAKLESSNNLVSFEIAQGKLESASKLNKATLELSTQNEQGLNTAIALNNKGLIAERYGNHLEALKQYYASIKVHPIREAIGEGYTYVNSGDSLMALDNYKAAITDYGMALTIARQHRNYKLMSVASDRIIAAYLEVPNFYRIEELLQNRSSLALVMGDRETASIVQRYLGDLYLSFGNLPKARAAYQESYDFAAMLGDNTSLPLREAYYKLQELERL; translated from the coding sequence ATGTCGGTTGCTAACATTGGGGCGACGATTTTGGCAGCCTTTGTTGGGGCGATCGTAGTGCCAATGCCAATGCAGTCACAACAAGTAACGATCAATCCCGAAAATCGGGCGGTACGAGATGAAGCCGATCGCTTGTTGGATGTTGGCTATACGCAACTTAAGGACGGCAAACCCCGAGAAGCAATTAAAACTTGGCTCTATGCGATCGGTTACTATCGGCGCGTTAATGACCAAGCCGCAATTTCCTATACTCTGGCGCGAGTGAGTGATGCCTATGAATTACTGGGGGCAAGCAATGCGGCTCAAGATACCAGTCGTCAGCGCATCGGCTATGCCAATACTTTGCAAGATAATGGGGCAAAGCTCGAAAGCTCGAATAACTTAGTAAGTTTTGAGATTGCTCAAGGCAAGTTAGAATCTGCCTCAAAACTAAACAAGGCAACCCTTGAGCTATCTACCCAAAACGAGCAAGGGCTGAATACAGCGATCGCTTTAAATAACAAAGGTTTAATTGCAGAGCGCTATGGCAATCATTTAGAAGCTCTCAAACAATATTACGCATCGATTAAAGTGCATCCCATCCGTGAAGCGATCGGAGAAGGCTATACATACGTCAATAGTGGCGATAGTTTGATGGCTTTGGACAACTACAAAGCTGCCATCACCGACTATGGCATGGCACTGACGATCGCTCGCCAACATCGCAATTACAAACTGATGTCGGTAGCTAGCGATCGCATTATTGCTGCTTATCTCGAAGTGCCTAACTTCTATCGCATTGAAGAGCTATTGCAAAACCGATCTAGCTTGGCTTTGGTAATGGGTGATCGCGAAACCGCCTCGATCGTGCAGCGATATCTAGGTGATTTGTACCTATCTTTTGGAAATCTGCCAAAAGCACGCGCTGCGTACCAAGAGTCCTATGATTTTGCTGCTATGCTAGGAGATAATACAAGCTTGCCCCTGCGAGAAGCTTATTACAAATTGCAGGAACTAGAAAGATTGTAA
- a CDS encoding Uma2 family endonuclease — protein sequence MITLTQPRSDSEISQETNLELNFDQFLAQCPEDGRYELVDGKMVKILATRIHYDVAWLILKSFDREIDRLNLNYVVNDVAAVLTTNKKGKEQGRHPDVSVINRDLWRSDRLDHRGIREPIQLAVEVVSTNWEDDYIDKLDEYERLGIPEYWIVDYLAIGSRNYLGEPKLPSVLIFTLDAERKYQMTRFQNSDRLISATFPELNLTVEQIMAA from the coding sequence ATGATTACACTCACACAGCCAAGATCTGATTCAGAAATATCCCAAGAAACGAATCTAGAACTAAATTTTGACCAGTTTTTGGCGCAATGTCCTGAAGATGGTCGCTATGAATTAGTGGACGGCAAAATGGTAAAAATCTTAGCAACCAGAATTCATTACGATGTTGCTTGGCTAATTTTGAAAAGCTTTGACCGAGAGATTGACCGTTTAAATTTAAACTACGTGGTTAATGACGTGGCGGCAGTTTTAACCACAAATAAGAAAGGTAAAGAACAGGGCAGACATCCAGATGTCAGCGTAATTAATCGCGATCTGTGGCGTAGCGATCGCCTTGATCATCGGGGTATTCGAGAACCAATTCAGCTTGCCGTTGAGGTGGTGTCAACGAATTGGGAAGATGACTATATTGACAAGCTTGATGAATACGAGCGTTTAGGCATCCCTGAATATTGGATTGTGGATTATTTAGCGATCGGTTCGCGCAACTATTTGGGAGAACCAAAACTTCCTTCTGTGCTGATATTTACCCTAGATGCTGAAAGGAAATATCAAATGACCAGATTTCAAAATAGCGATCGCCTAATTTCCGCAACATTTCCAGAATTAAATCTCACCGTCGAGCAGATTATGGCGGCTTAA